In Fibrobacter sp. UWEL, one genomic interval encodes:
- a CDS encoding DUF4153 domain-containing protein, which produces MTFEKIKQYPAQISSAFKRFPVTIGFLTFITLLTIGTVQMAEHHPDFMDEYYRVIFWMFTFLGLATSISVMLEFAQERYKRIHPLFQLAIYGGLALIAYLSIYVFIDGPLYLSAIGPACVLSILLVPSLKEKNDIFLWNFLGRTIKALFTAIIIAGLFLGGLALLIVSCEALFNLDLERILYQYVMQICWGFVAPIIALAGMPNLKELEEEKPLNKFISGAIHFLFIPVLTIFLIILYIFGCKTLMQQYTPHYMVTLFVSIAAGVSIIISLLLYPAGQKSEKSFDKYFLKVLPVAVTPLLFLMVADVLSIIDSTHLDGIDIYLLILNLWFFGEMAILFIPKIKKKVWWTLASLCLTYLVTTCSPYNVKWLTYHLKASTILAEKALEEAQTEAEGNCDSCQECTPTHKSYSYYSNKDNWVSLPENRSRMLRLGYHNVDDSLMTVSNDTLAFTLSVNDSLKENFSIALSQISVPDSVDSDTLPPLELNNQNATLLLNQMRVAIYPDTTGENNLNFSGYIFLK; this is translated from the coding sequence ATGACCTTTGAAAAGATCAAGCAATACCCAGCACAGATTTCCTCTGCCTTTAAGAGATTTCCCGTAACCATCGGGTTCTTGACGTTTATAACGCTTCTGACCATTGGAACTGTTCAAATGGCAGAGCATCATCCCGATTTCATGGATGAATACTACCGCGTGATCTTCTGGATGTTCACTTTTTTAGGATTGGCCACCAGCATAAGCGTCATGCTGGAATTTGCCCAGGAACGCTACAAGCGAATCCATCCCCTATTTCAGCTTGCGATCTACGGGGGCCTGGCCCTCATTGCCTACCTGTCCATCTACGTCTTTATCGACGGTCCACTGTACCTTTCCGCAATAGGCCCCGCCTGCGTTCTATCCATTCTGCTAGTTCCTTCCCTGAAGGAAAAGAACGACATCTTCCTCTGGAATTTTTTAGGCAGAACCATCAAGGCCCTCTTTACCGCCATTATCATTGCAGGACTATTCCTTGGCGGGCTCGCTCTACTGATTGTTAGCTGCGAAGCCCTTTTCAACCTGGATTTGGAAAGGATCCTCTACCAGTACGTGATGCAAATCTGCTGGGGCTTTGTGGCTCCTATCATTGCCCTGGCAGGCATGCCCAACTTGAAGGAATTGGAAGAGGAGAAGCCCCTAAATAAGTTCATCTCCGGCGCCATCCATTTTCTTTTCATTCCAGTACTGACCATCTTCCTGATTATCCTGTACATCTTTGGTTGCAAGACCTTGATGCAGCAATACACACCCCACTATATGGTAACCCTCTTTGTTTCCATTGCTGCGGGAGTATCCATTATCATAAGCCTGTTACTCTACCCCGCTGGTCAAAAAAGCGAGAAATCCTTTGACAAGTATTTTCTGAAGGTCCTACCCGTCGCAGTGACGCCCCTACTGTTCCTCATGGTGGCCGATGTTCTCAGCATTATCGATTCCACCCATTTAGATGGGATCGACATTTACTTACTGATATTGAACCTATGGTTCTTCGGTGAAATGGCCATCCTTTTCATCCCCAAAATCAAGAAGAAAGTATGGTGGACATTAGCAAGCCTTTGCCTCACCTACCTAGTGACCACCTGCAGTCCTTATAACGTGAAATGGCTTACCTATCATTTAAAAGCATCAACCATCCTTGCAGAAAAAGCGTTGGAAGAAGCCCAAACCGAAGCCGAAGGGAATTGCGACTCCTGTCAAGAATGTACACCCACCCACAAAAGTTATTCCTACTACAGCAATAAGGACAACTGGGTCTCGCTCCCTGAGAATCGTTCCCGAATGCTGCGTTTGGGTTATCACAATGTTGACGACTCCCTGATGACCGTCAGCAATGACACCCTAGCATTTACCCTATCCGTAAATGACAGCCTGAAGGAAAACTTCTCCATCGCTCTGTCCCAAATAAGCGTCCCCGACAGCGTCGACTCCGACACACTCCCCCCGCTAGAACTGAACAATCAAA
- a CDS encoding DNA topoisomerase IV subunit B, with product MAASNYTDDSIRTLEWNEHIRERPGMYIGKLGDGQSPDDGIYVLVKEIIDNSIDEFVMGAGKKVIIDIEDHFARIRDFGRGIPLGKVIDCVSKINTGGKYDSEAFQKSVGMNGVGTKAVNALSTKFIVKSFRDGRCKEAEFSKGVLVREEKECATTEKNGTEIYFEPDANIFKNFRFLPAYMEEKVWNYAYLNNGLSLIMNGKTYVSPNGLLDLLQKHVDDSIRYPVAHFKQNDIEIAFTHGNQYGEHYYSFVNGQYTTQGGTHQQAFREGIVKGARDFFKKDLDPSDVRNCIIGAVSVRIQEPVFESQTKTKLGSTTVAPGGAQLRTWIVDYVSREMDNYLHKNPETAKALQDRITQNERERKEIAGIKKLANERAKKANLHNRKLRDCKIHLTDVKNALNKESMIFITEGDSASGSITKARNVQTQAVFSLRGKPLNSFGLTKKVVYENEEFNLLQSALDIENGLEDLRYDKVIIATDADVDGMHIRLLLMTFFLQFFPELVEQKHLFILQTPLFRVRNKQVTKYCYDEAERDKAAKEIGKTGLEITRFKGLGEISPEEFGQFIGEDMRLETVILPPDANFGKMLAYYMGANTPQRQDHIVANLRAEAVEEL from the coding sequence ATGGCAGCAAGCAATTATACAGACGACAGCATTAGAACACTGGAATGGAACGAACATATCCGCGAACGTCCGGGTATGTACATCGGTAAGCTTGGCGATGGCCAGAGCCCCGACGATGGTATTTACGTTCTCGTCAAGGAAATTATCGACAACTCCATCGACGAATTCGTCATGGGGGCCGGTAAGAAGGTAATTATCGATATTGAAGACCATTTTGCCCGCATCCGCGACTTTGGCCGCGGCATTCCTCTGGGCAAGGTCATCGACTGCGTCAGCAAGATCAACACCGGCGGTAAGTACGATTCCGAAGCTTTCCAGAAGTCTGTAGGTATGAACGGCGTGGGTACCAAGGCAGTGAACGCACTGTCCACCAAGTTCATTGTCAAGAGTTTCCGCGACGGTCGCTGTAAGGAAGCAGAATTCAGCAAGGGCGTGCTGGTTCGCGAAGAAAAGGAATGCGCTACCACCGAAAAGAACGGTACCGAAATCTACTTCGAGCCGGATGCAAACATTTTCAAGAACTTCAGGTTCCTTCCTGCCTATATGGAAGAAAAGGTATGGAACTACGCCTACCTGAACAACGGTCTTTCCCTCATCATGAACGGCAAGACCTATGTGAGCCCCAACGGCCTTCTGGATTTGCTCCAGAAGCATGTGGACGATTCCATCCGCTACCCGGTGGCTCACTTCAAGCAGAACGATATTGAAATCGCATTTACTCACGGAAACCAGTATGGCGAACACTACTACAGTTTCGTCAACGGTCAGTACACCACACAGGGTGGTACTCACCAGCAGGCTTTCCGCGAAGGTATCGTCAAGGGCGCCCGCGACTTCTTCAAGAAGGACCTGGACCCCTCCGACGTCCGTAACTGCATTATCGGCGCCGTTTCCGTCCGTATTCAGGAACCGGTGTTCGAATCTCAGACCAAGACTAAGCTAGGTAGCACCACCGTTGCTCCGGGCGGCGCCCAGCTCCGCACCTGGATCGTGGATTACGTTTCCCGCGAAATGGACAATTACCTCCATAAGAATCCGGAAACGGCAAAGGCCCTTCAGGATCGTATTACCCAGAATGAACGTGAACGCAAGGAAATTGCGGGCATCAAGAAACTGGCTAACGAACGCGCCAAGAAGGCAAACCTCCACAACCGCAAACTTCGTGACTGCAAGATCCATCTCACCGACGTGAAGAATGCCCTGAACAAGGAATCCATGATCTTCATTACGGAAGGAGACTCTGCATCCGGTTCCATCACCAAGGCTCGTAACGTTCAGACCCAGGCTGTGTTCAGCCTTCGCGGTAAGCCGTTGAACAGTTTCGGTCTCACCAAGAAGGTTGTTTACGAAAACGAAGAATTCAACCTGCTGCAGAGCGCTCTGGACATCGAAAACGGTCTGGAAGACCTGCGCTACGACAAGGTGATTATCGCAACCGATGCTGATGTGGACGGCATGCATATCCGTCTCCTGCTCATGACCTTCTTCCTGCAGTTCTTCCCGGAACTGGTGGAACAGAAGCACCTGTTCATCCTGCAGACTCCGCTGTTCCGCGTCCGCAACAAGCAGGTCACCAAGTACTGCTACGACGAAGCTGAACGTGATAAGGCAGCCAAGGAAATCGGCAAGACCGGTCTGGAAATCACCCGATTCAAAGGTCTTGGCGAAATCAGCCCGGAAGAATTCGGACAGTTCATTGGCGAAGACATGCGCCTGGAAACCGTCATTCTCCCGCCGGATGCAAACTTCGGCAAGATGCTGGCTTACTACATGGGAGCCAACACCCCCCAGCGTCAGGACCACATCGTGGCAAACCTCCGCGCCGAAGCCGTAGAAGAGCTGTAA
- a CDS encoding ATP-binding protein: protein MGNFFRTLLRLYFDEQLGLQVRLLNLILWAVLVGGSIFAIVLSTTVSINDGLVIVPLLIAVAIALIFSLKKHYQIAGFIGTGTCDIILFPILFFHRGIGTGVIIWFTLGLIFSWLTVKGIPGFITFLLGYGAMSAAIYYGTVLHPEMVNAIPFPDNVTDVITSLGAVSVVVGVIFRYQNRVYEKKNHELDEKSHTLELTAAQLEVASRAKSEFLANMSHEIRTPINGIIGMNTMMLKECEDKNLREYALNIQSASQTLLSLINDVLDISKIESGKMEILPVDYEMFSVLNDCYNMIHPKAEAKDLILTLDVDETLPVKLFGDEIRVRQIIINLLTNAVKYTEKGSVKLSVKYESAGNDSILLKIAVADTGAGIRKEDLPKLFTMFQRFDEKKFRTIEGTGLGLNLVKNLVSMMNGTVDVDSVYGEGSTFSVTIPQVVKNANPMGNFNKNYRKYISQLEDDSEAFTAPDARILVVDDVKMNLKVVEGLLKKSQVKIDTALSGKLAIELVKENRYDVIFTDHMMPELSGIDTLHLMNNDPLNLNKNTPVIMLTANAIAGAREQYLKDGFSDYLTKPVREHDLTAMLKKYLAIDATQQK from the coding sequence TTGGGTAATTTTTTTAGGACTTTACTGCGACTGTATTTTGACGAGCAGTTGGGTCTTCAGGTTCGTCTGCTGAACTTGATTCTTTGGGCGGTACTTGTTGGTGGCAGCATTTTTGCAATTGTTCTGTCTACGACGGTCAGTATCAATGATGGTCTGGTGATTGTACCGTTGCTGATCGCTGTTGCTATCGCTCTTATCTTTTCCTTGAAAAAGCATTACCAGATTGCCGGCTTTATTGGAACCGGTACTTGCGATATTATTCTATTCCCCATACTCTTCTTTCATAGAGGAATCGGTACAGGTGTCATTATATGGTTCACCCTGGGATTGATCTTTAGCTGGCTTACCGTGAAGGGCATTCCTGGCTTCATAACGTTCCTGCTGGGCTATGGGGCGATGAGCGCCGCCATTTATTACGGGACTGTACTCCATCCGGAAATGGTGAATGCCATACCGTTCCCCGATAATGTGACCGACGTGATTACGAGTCTGGGAGCGGTTTCTGTGGTTGTGGGGGTTATCTTTAGGTACCAGAACCGTGTTTACGAAAAGAAGAATCACGAGCTGGATGAAAAGAGTCATACCCTGGAACTCACTGCGGCACAGCTGGAAGTGGCTAGCCGTGCCAAGTCGGAATTCCTCGCTAATATGAGCCATGAAATCCGCACTCCCATCAATGGTATTATCGGTATGAATACCATGATGCTCAAGGAATGTGAAGACAAAAATTTGCGGGAATATGCCTTGAATATTCAGAGCGCCAGCCAGACTCTGTTGTCCTTAATCAACGATGTGCTTGACATTTCAAAAATTGAATCGGGTAAGATGGAAATTTTACCGGTGGACTATGAAATGTTTTCTGTGCTCAATGATTGCTACAACATGATTCATCCAAAGGCGGAGGCCAAGGACTTGATCTTGACTTTGGATGTGGATGAGACTTTGCCTGTTAAACTTTTCGGTGATGAAATTCGCGTCCGCCAGATTATAATCAACCTGCTGACAAACGCCGTGAAGTATACCGAAAAAGGATCGGTGAAACTTTCTGTGAAGTATGAATCCGCAGGCAACGATTCCATATTGCTAAAGATTGCCGTTGCGGACACCGGGGCGGGCATTCGTAAAGAAGATCTGCCTAAGCTTTTTACCATGTTCCAGCGCTTTGATGAAAAGAAGTTCCGTACGATCGAGGGCACTGGCCTTGGGTTGAACCTGGTGAAGAACCTGGTCAGCATGATGAACGGTACTGTTGATGTGGATAGTGTTTACGGCGAGGGCTCCACGTTCTCTGTGACGATTCCCCAGGTTGTGAAAAACGCAAACCCCATGGGCAACTTTAACAAGAATTACCGAAAGTACATTTCTCAACTGGAAGATGACTCCGAAGCCTTTACCGCTCCAGATGCCCGCATTCTTGTGGTAGATGACGTTAAGATGAACTTGAAGGTTGTTGAGGGCCTGCTGAAAAAATCTCAGGTGAAGATTGATACGGCTCTTAGCGGCAAGCTTGCTATTGAACTGGTAAAGGAAAATCGATACGACGTGATTTTTACGGACCACATGATGCCTGAACTAAGCGGTATCGATACTCTCCATTTGATGAACAATGATCCCTTGAACTTGAACAAGAATACCCCGGTCATTATGCTTACGGCAAATGCCATTGCGGGGGCAAGGGAACAGTACTTAAAGGACGGCTTCAGCGATTACTTGACGAAGCCTGTTCGCGAACATGACTTGACGGCCATGCTGAAAAAGTATTTGGCCATCGATGCGACCCAGCAGAAATAA
- a CDS encoding L-threonylcarbamoyladenylate synthase, with product MKFPPWTSVDEAARLLADGQVVAIPTETVYGLAGNAYEPKALAQIFAIKERPTFDPLIVHICDVAQLSDIAKDIPEAAYKLAEAYWPGPMTLILPKKDCIPDLCTSGLPSVAVRFPAHPVAQEIIRKAGVPLAAPSANLFKHVSPTTAKHVADQLADRGLAGIVDGGSCDVGVESSIISLTGEIPTVLRPGAITPEMVEKVLGQVAIKESTSKPGQPMAAPGQCDTHYRPQVPLYYGVVPEGFKLPENTVRIAFGNTEGPIPATLNLSESGDMLEATAKLYAFMHDLDLPQYQLILVDPIPNVGVGMALNDRLKRASIKL from the coding sequence ATGAAATTTCCTCCTTGGACATCAGTTGATGAAGCAGCCCGCCTTCTTGCAGACGGACAAGTGGTAGCGATTCCTACAGAAACAGTCTACGGTCTTGCAGGCAACGCATACGAGCCTAAGGCACTGGCACAGATTTTTGCCATCAAGGAACGCCCCACTTTCGACCCTCTGATTGTCCATATTTGCGATGTGGCCCAGCTTTCTGATATCGCCAAGGATATTCCCGAAGCAGCCTACAAGCTGGCGGAAGCCTACTGGCCTGGCCCCATGACGCTGATCCTCCCTAAGAAGGATTGCATTCCGGACCTGTGCACCAGCGGACTTCCCTCCGTGGCAGTGCGTTTCCCCGCACATCCTGTGGCCCAGGAAATTATCCGCAAGGCAGGCGTCCCTCTGGCAGCCCCCAGCGCAAACCTCTTTAAGCATGTGAGCCCCACTACCGCCAAGCACGTTGCCGACCAGCTGGCCGACCGCGGGTTAGCGGGCATTGTAGACGGCGGCTCCTGCGATGTAGGTGTGGAAAGTTCCATCATCTCCCTGACGGGCGAAATTCCAACGGTGCTTCGCCCCGGTGCAATTACCCCCGAAATGGTGGAGAAGGTTCTGGGTCAGGTAGCCATCAAGGAATCTACCTCCAAGCCGGGCCAGCCCATGGCCGCCCCCGGCCAGTGCGATACCCACTACCGCCCGCAAGTTCCTCTTTACTATGGCGTTGTTCCCGAAGGTTTCAAATTGCCGGAAAACACAGTCCGCATCGCCTTTGGAAATACGGAAGGTCCCATTCCCGCCACATTGAATCTTTCGGAATCTGGGGATATGCTGGAAGCTACCGCCAAGTTGTACGCTTTTATGCACGACCTGGACCTCCCCCAGTACCAGCTGATCTTAGTGGACCCCATTCCCAACGTAGGCGTCGGGATGGCCCTGAATGACCGCCTCAAGAGAGCGAGCATTAAACTCTAG
- a CDS encoding DUF349 domain-containing protein, with product MSLFDFVKPNWKKSDPAVRATAVEKEVNDQSIIESLANSDPDVKVRTAAVKKVASLKVLKAISVNDSDESVKTLAKNRYQDEAFKKLKNIKEASSEDLALLNDLKETHFADDLLKSNTTCEAVRKELVNSCKKASVLAGVATRDASEEIATIAAKKVDSDALMADIAKNSKHTSVRKLVSDKIRAKKEAEDGGKKAAALLAGKQDALLGQAHHLAAQKDPLSVKAQFDGLMAEARALGMGDKQAALDEVYASFNKFCDEANAEKIAAEKAAAEKAAKIAALSSSLEELEQIISDNKVKDSAQRVDEIVALWNDGKNLMEASLIKRYNNAFFKIQEIQKPVVVEVPEGEAADESARPELLERLQALADTDVNENTGKYLHAIVREWEKLPLLEGEDPVLQNYNSIRNKLSEKISAFTEGAQKLVEENSAKLRALIEKVKSFDENEDFRELNKKVRDCYNQWKEIVGEQKFKYHDLWQEYKAATSRFQEMQQWENWRNEQSRDELLTEMDAMTQEEPSQDLLNKLRDIANRWKEIGPISAAKLQEYRDHFQSNYEKIKEKCAPFIEEMNNERLKNLADKEAICAKIEELVANAEIFWKDKFKTMQELQESWKNIGMVPKENVAALTERFKAAANAFYAQHKENLKAEDVSREANYEKKVALCMEAEAIQESSDWNATSNKLKQLQDAWKATGPVPKSKSDEIWTRFRTACDAFFEKKRAHFEEMDASKQKNLDAKGEVCGKVEAMDAAGQGTLEDLKALEAEFKSLGMVPKEAIESISERFSTAYNKVLARLASADEALTAALAEVKTKKLEMIEKVKEFAESAGSNQLADAVREIQKEWREIGSCGAEDSSLYKAFREACDDFFTRRRDQLDIQEQARQNNLQKKLLLCEQAEELLNDLNESTVGASMNKVKHLRRLWKEVGAVPREHSEKTWQRFNSACDKVFAFGRKDEPKEAESAEAPAADA from the coding sequence ATGAGCCTTTTTGATTTTGTGAAGCCGAATTGGAAAAAGTCTGACCCCGCTGTACGCGCTACCGCCGTAGAAAAGGAAGTCAACGATCAGAGCATTATTGAGTCTCTGGCCAATTCCGATCCTGATGTAAAAGTTCGTACCGCAGCAGTAAAGAAAGTAGCAAGCCTCAAGGTGCTGAAAGCTATTTCCGTAAACGATAGCGACGAAAGCGTCAAGACCCTGGCTAAGAACCGCTACCAGGACGAAGCATTCAAGAAGCTTAAGAATATTAAAGAAGCATCTAGCGAAGACCTTGCCCTGCTGAACGACTTGAAGGAAACCCATTTTGCAGACGACCTGCTGAAGAGCAACACCACCTGCGAAGCTGTTCGCAAGGAACTGGTCAACTCCTGCAAGAAGGCAAGCGTTCTAGCCGGTGTGGCAACTCGTGATGCAAGCGAAGAAATTGCAACCATCGCCGCCAAGAAGGTGGACTCCGACGCATTGATGGCAGACATCGCCAAGAATTCCAAGCACACTTCCGTACGCAAGCTTGTCTCTGACAAGATTCGCGCCAAGAAGGAAGCTGAAGACGGTGGCAAGAAGGCTGCAGCCCTCCTTGCAGGTAAGCAGGACGCACTTCTCGGTCAGGCACACCACCTGGCAGCCCAGAAGGATCCCCTGTCCGTCAAGGCACAGTTCGACGGACTCATGGCAGAAGCACGCGCTCTAGGCATGGGCGACAAGCAGGCCGCCCTGGACGAAGTCTACGCAAGTTTCAATAAGTTCTGTGACGAAGCCAACGCCGAAAAGATTGCCGCCGAAAAGGCAGCAGCAGAAAAGGCAGCAAAGATTGCAGCCCTTTCTTCTTCCCTGGAAGAACTTGAACAGATTATTTCCGACAACAAGGTCAAGGATTCTGCACAACGTGTAGACGAAATCGTCGCACTGTGGAATGACGGCAAGAACCTGATGGAAGCAAGCCTCATCAAGCGTTACAACAACGCCTTCTTCAAGATTCAGGAAATCCAGAAGCCTGTGGTGGTGGAAGTTCCCGAAGGTGAAGCGGCAGATGAATCCGCCCGTCCGGAACTGCTGGAACGTCTCCAGGCACTGGCCGATACTGACGTAAATGAAAACACCGGCAAGTACCTCCACGCCATCGTTCGTGAATGGGAAAAGCTTCCCCTCCTGGAAGGCGAAGATCCTGTTCTCCAGAATTACAACTCCATTAGGAACAAACTATCGGAAAAGATTTCCGCCTTTACCGAAGGCGCCCAGAAGCTGGTGGAAGAAAATTCCGCAAAGCTCCGCGCTCTTATCGAAAAGGTCAAGTCCTTCGACGAAAACGAAGACTTCCGCGAACTGAACAAGAAGGTTCGTGACTGCTACAACCAGTGGAAGGAAATCGTCGGCGAACAGAAGTTCAAGTATCATGACCTGTGGCAGGAATACAAGGCCGCCACCAGCCGTTTCCAGGAAATGCAGCAGTGGGAAAACTGGCGCAACGAACAGTCCCGCGACGAACTGCTCACCGAAATGGATGCCATGACTCAGGAAGAACCTAGCCAGGATCTTCTGAACAAGCTCCGTGATATTGCTAACCGCTGGAAGGAAATCGGTCCTATCTCTGCAGCCAAGCTCCAGGAATACCGCGACCACTTCCAGAGCAACTACGAAAAGATTAAGGAAAAGTGCGCTCCCTTCATTGAAGAAATGAACAACGAACGCCTGAAGAACCTGGCTGACAAGGAAGCCATCTGCGCCAAGATCGAAGAACTGGTTGCCAACGCAGAAATCTTCTGGAAGGACAAGTTCAAGACCATGCAGGAACTCCAGGAAAGCTGGAAGAACATCGGTATGGTCCCCAAGGAAAATGTGGCCGCCCTGACAGAACGTTTCAAGGCAGCAGCAAATGCATTCTACGCCCAGCATAAGGAAAACCTGAAGGCTGAAGACGTTTCCCGCGAAGCCAACTACGAAAAGAAGGTGGCCCTCTGCATGGAAGCAGAAGCAATTCAGGAATCCAGCGACTGGAATGCCACTTCCAACAAGTTGAAGCAGCTCCAGGATGCCTGGAAGGCAACCGGTCCCGTACCCAAGAGCAAGTCCGACGAAATCTGGACTCGTTTCCGTACCGCCTGCGACGCCTTCTTCGAAAAGAAGCGCGCCCACTTCGAAGAGATGGACGCCTCCAAGCAGAAGAATCTGGACGCCAAGGGCGAAGTCTGCGGAAAGGTGGAAGCTATGGACGCTGCAGGCCAGGGCACCCTGGAAGACCTGAAGGCTCTGGAAGCAGAATTCAAGTCCCTGGGCATGGTTCCCAAGGAAGCAATCGAATCTATTAGCGAACGTTTCAGCACCGCCTACAACAAGGTGCTGGCACGCCTGGCAAGTGCAGACGAAGCTCTCACTGCAGCTCTGGCCGAAGTCAAGACCAAGAAGCTGGAAATGATCGAAAAGGTCAAGGAATTTGCAGAAAGCGCTGGTTCCAACCAGCTGGCTGACGCAGTTCGCGAAATCCAGAAGGAATGGCGCGAAATCGGTTCCTGCGGTGCAGAAGATTCTAGCCTCTACAAGGCCTTCCGTGAAGCTTGCGATGACTTCTTTACCCGTCGTCGCGATCAGCTTGACATTCAGGAACAGGCTCGCCAGAACAACCTTCAGAAGAAGCTGTTGCTCTGCGAACAGGCCGAAGAACTTCTCAATGACCTGAACGAATCCACTGTAGGCGCTTCCATGAACAAGGTGAAGCATCTCCGTCGCCTCTGGAAGGAAGTGGGTGCAGTACCTCGCGAACATTCCGAAAAGACCTGGCAGCGCTTTAACTCCGCCTGCGACAAGGTTTTCGCTTTCGGTCGCAAGGACGAACCCAAGGAAGCTGAATCTGCAGAAGCACCTGCCGCTGATGCATAA
- the priA gene encoding primosomal protein N' encodes MAKRIPKIIPPEEIKTKVKSASLTQFCEVYVPMAPAVYTYGVPQGVTLCRGNLVWVQFATRKKPALAVVSKVHGNRPSFDVRLAVPHQSGFSFSERYMENLEWTASYYISTPMKALFVFWPADFEKFLEAYAARSPSNAEGPQNVAGLPQVAAGVSLDVAGCGLPPKPSDLPPLTLEQKNALDSLVADLDGSGFRGTLLHGVTGSGKTRVYQELAYEALSRGKKVLILVPEIGLTPQTASRFESFLQVPVVVLHSALSTPKKRAGYVSIMDGSARVVLGTRSAILAPFDFDLVIIDEEHDSSFKQQDPAPRYHTRDLAFHLAYKHGALVVLGSATPSLETYHNVSAGHLKVLRLKERATQAPMPQVSILDMCKMRQQKGIMLSPQLREALTDCVAGEGQAIVLMNRRGYSKIRVCSECGETLYCKDCHVPLVYHKQYSSLMCHYCGRLYPVNSPCHSCGAETYEFVGGAIEMLEDEIQEWVPGAKVVRMDRDTTQNVGASEKILDSFRNREYNILIGTQMVAKGHDFPGVRLVGVVGADSGLGIPDFRSSEKMYQLLSQTAGRAGRAGDVPGQVFIQTLKPTEPVMQFAVHHDFDGFAAKEVQDRQDAFYPPFCKLVEISCGSRDEGALTTAVNQLEQILRAEKSLLVLGPVDAFISMVQNIHWAKLYVKTKDLALVRRILSPIVNSPKPWAPGVDIKVEID; translated from the coding sequence ATGGCAAAGCGTATTCCCAAAATCATTCCGCCGGAGGAAATTAAGACCAAGGTAAAGTCTGCGTCTCTTACGCAGTTTTGCGAAGTCTATGTCCCCATGGCGCCTGCGGTTTACACTTATGGTGTACCCCAGGGGGTAACCCTTTGCCGAGGAAATTTGGTGTGGGTGCAGTTTGCCACCCGAAAGAAGCCTGCCCTTGCTGTGGTATCCAAGGTCCACGGTAATCGCCCCTCCTTTGATGTGCGACTGGCCGTTCCTCACCAATCCGGCTTTTCATTCTCCGAAAGGTATATGGAGAATCTGGAATGGACGGCTAGTTATTATATAAGCACTCCCATGAAGGCGCTCTTTGTCTTCTGGCCCGCGGACTTCGAGAAGTTTTTGGAGGCATATGCCGCAAGGTCCCCGAGCAACGCCGAGGGACCGCAGAATGTCGCGGGTTTGCCGCAGGTTGCCGCTGGTGTGTCGCTGGACGTCGCGGGTTGTGGGCTGCCGCCGAAACCATCGGACTTGCCGCCCCTCACTTTAGAACAAAAGAACGCACTGGACTCTCTGGTCGCCGATTTGGACGGCTCTGGTTTTAGAGGGACCTTGCTTCACGGCGTCACTGGTTCCGGCAAGACTCGCGTCTATCAGGAACTTGCCTACGAGGCGCTTTCCCGCGGGAAGAAGGTGTTGATTCTCGTTCCGGAAATTGGTCTTACCCCTCAGACGGCGTCCCGCTTTGAAAGTTTCCTGCAGGTCCCCGTGGTGGTGTTGCATTCGGCTTTGTCCACTCCCAAGAAGCGGGCTGGATATGTTTCCATTATGGATGGGTCTGCCCGAGTGGTGCTGGGAACCCGCAGTGCTATTCTCGCTCCCTTTGATTTTGACCTGGTGATTATTGACGAGGAACATGACTCTTCCTTCAAACAGCAGGATCCTGCGCCTCGCTATCACACTCGTGACTTGGCTTTCCATCTGGCGTATAAGCACGGGGCTCTTGTGGTCTTGGGCAGCGCTACCCCAAGTCTCGAAACGTATCATAACGTGTCTGCCGGCCACCTGAAGGTGCTCCGCTTGAAGGAACGAGCCACTCAGGCGCCTATGCCCCAGGTCAGTATTCTGGACATGTGCAAGATGCGCCAGCAGAAAGGTATCATGCTGTCTCCGCAGTTGCGAGAAGCCTTGACGGATTGTGTGGCGGGGGAGGGACAGGCCATTGTCCTGATGAACCGTCGCGGTTACTCGAAAATACGAGTTTGTTCTGAATGCGGGGAAACGCTTTACTGCAAGGACTGCCATGTCCCTCTGGTTTATCACAAACAGTACAGTTCCCTGATGTGCCATTACTGCGGGAGACTTTACCCGGTGAACTCTCCCTGCCATAGCTGTGGGGCGGAAACTTATGAGTTCGTGGGCGGAGCCATCGAAATGCTGGAAGACGAAATTCAGGAGTGGGTGCCCGGCGCTAAGGTCGTCCGTATGGATCGTGACACCACCCAGAATGTAGGCGCCAGCGAAAAGATTCTGGACTCCTTCCGCAATCGGGAATACAATATTTTGATTGGTACCCAGATGGTGGCTAAGGGCCACGACTTCCCGGGGGTGCGGCTGGTTGGCGTCGTAGGCGCCGACTCCGGCCTGGGCATTCCGGATTTCCGCTCCAGCGAGAAGATGTATCAGCTGTTGAGCCAGACTGCGGGCCGCGCTGGCCGTGCGGGAGATGTGCCTGGTCAGGTTTTCATCCAGACTTTAAAGCCTACGGAACCGGTCATGCAATTTGCGGTCCATCACGATTTTGATGGATTTGCGGCCAAGGAAGTGCAGGACCGTCAGGATGCGTTCTACCCGCCGTTCTGTAAGCTGGTGGAAATCAGCTGCGGCAGCCGGGACGAAGGAGCCCTGACAACTGCGGTGAATCAACTGGAACAAATATTACGTGCAGAAAAATCCCTGCTGGTCCTTGGACCTGTGGATGCTTTTATCTCTATGGTCCAGAACATCCATTGGGCAAAACTCTACGTCAAGACTAAAGATCTCGCCCTTGTTCGCCGCATTCTTTCTCCCATCGTAAACAGCCCGAAGCCATGGGCCCCGGGCGTTGATATTAAAGTCGAGATAGATTAG